Proteins encoded together in one Falco peregrinus isolate bFalPer1 chromosome 2, bFalPer1.pri, whole genome shotgun sequence window:
- the CACNG5 gene encoding voltage-dependent calcium channel gamma-5 subunit, translated as MSACGRRALTLLSSVFAVCGLGLLGISVSTDYWLYLEEGIVQPQNQTAEIKLSLHSGLWRVCFLAGEERGRCFTIEYVMPMNIQLTSESTVNVLKMIRSATPFPLVSLFFMFIGFILSNIGHIRPHRTILAFVSGIFFILSGLSLVVGLVLYISSINDEMLNRTKDSETFFNYKYGWSFAFSAISFLLTESAGVMSVYLFMKRYTAEDIYRPHPGFYRPRLSNCSDYSGQFLHPDAWARGRSPSDISSEASLQMNSNYPALLKCPDYDQMSSSPC; from the exons ATGAGCGCCTGCGGCAGGAGGGCGCTGACCCTGCTCAGCAGCGTGTTCGCCGTCTGCGGCCTCGGCCTCTTGGGCATCTCCGTCAGCACCGACTACTGGCTCTACCTGGAGGAGGGCATCGTCCAGCCCCAGAACCAGACGGCGGAGATCAAACTGTCGCTGCACTCGGGGCTCTGGAGGGTCTGCTTTCTGGCAG GTGAAGAGCGTGGCCGGTGCTTCACTATCGAATACGTCATGCCCATGAACATCCAGCTGACGTCTGAATCCACAGTCAATGTCCTCA AGATGATCCGCTCTGCCACCCCCTTCCCTCTGGTCAGCCTTTTCTTCATGTTCATCGGCTTCATCCTGAGCAACATTGGCCACATTCGGCCTCACAGGACCATCCTCGCCTTCGTCTCGGGGATATTCTTCATCCTGTCAG GTCTGTCCttggtggtggggctggtgctCTACATATCCAGCATTAACGATGAGATGCTGAACAGGACCAAGGACTCGGAAACGTTCTTCAATTACAAATACGGATGGTCATTTGCCTTCTCTGCCATCTCGTTCCTTCTGACGGAG AGCGCCGGGGTGATGTCTGTTTACCTGTTCATGAAGCGGTACACGGCCGAGGACATCTACCGACCTCACCCCGGCTTCTACCGGCCCCGTCTGAGCAACTGCTCGGACTACTCGGGGCAGTTCCTGCACCCGGACGCGTGGGCGCGGGGACGCAGCCCTTCGGATATCTCCAGCGAGGCGTCCCTGCAGATGAACAGTAACTACCCGGCCCTGCTCAAGTGCCCCGACTACGACCAGATGTCCTCGTCCCCCTGTTGA